The nucleotide window AGATCTGGTTGCTCATAcactttttaaatgcttttattcAAATGTTTCCATCAAGAACTTGTGGAACTGTGTTAGAAAACGTGGAGATGAAAGGTCTAATCACTGTTGGAGATGTGTGGACAGCAGCGAAGGACGTTCACAATGCTGATAGACACTCCTAGTAGATTTTTTTGGTGTGAATCAGTGACCATTACAAAAAATCAACACCTGAGTAATTCTGTTTGACTGAGTCTAATAATGTTTCTTGGTCGTTTTCCAACAGGAAATCAGCAGATATTTTGCAGTTGATTTTGGTGTTTTTGCTTGTACTGGCAGCTGTTTCACTCACCCAGCCATTTCACTAAATCAGCATCTATGTCCTGCAGTAGAAGACGCTCTTTACTCAAGGTTTTGTTCAGAGGATCTCTTTCTCCAATCAGACACTGGAAGCTGTTCTTTAGCTGATCCCTTTCTTCAGTCAGATTCTTGTTGCTGTTCTTTAGCTGATTTCTTTCTTCAGACAGATTCTTGTTGCTGTTCTTTAGCTGATTTCTTTCTTCAGACAGATTCTTGTTGCTGTTCCTTAGCTGATTTCTTTCTTCAGACAGATTCTTGTTGCTGTTCTTTAGCTGATCCCTTTCTTCAGTCAGATTCTTGTTGCTGTTCTTTAGCTGATCCCTTTCTTCAGTCAGATTCTTGTTGCTGTTCTTTAGCTGATCTCTTTCTCCAATCAGATTCTGGTTGCTGTTCTTTAGCTGATTTCTTTCTTCAGACAGATTCTTGTTGCTGTTCTTTAGCTGATCCCTTTCTTCAGTCAGATTCTTGTTGCTGTTCTTTAGCTGATCCCTTTCTTCAGTCAGATTCTTGTTGCTGTTCTTTAGCTGATCTCTTTCTTCAGTCAGATTCTTGTTGCTGTTCTTTAGCTGATCCCTTTCTTCAGTCAGATTCTTGTTGCTGTTCTTCAGCTGATCTCTTTCCTCAGTCAGGTTTCTGAAAATGGATATCGaggcctctctctctgcagtcaggttttCCTTCCAAGCAAGGATGGTTCTGTCTTTAGTCTGGTCCACGTTCATGTCTGCATTGGGAAGACATGATGTTTCTTGACTAAACCCTTACAGAAGAGAACATGTGCTCAGTACTGGAAGGAGAACCTTTCTGTGTTTGAGCCTGAAACACTCACAGTGCATGTAGAGCAGTATGTTGGTGATCAGCAGGAgaacacacagcagccccaaacacactgcagccAATCTACTTCCTCTTCCAGCGACTTTAGTAGAGTGACCTTTAAACACGATAATAGtaacttaataataaaagcCCATTAATAAACCATGAACTAATCATTATAAGACATGAAATGATGATTTGATGATGAGCAAACCCTTTCATTGTAAATTAATGAGCTGTTCAACATTGGTTCATGTTTAAAAATCACTGCTAGGTTGCAGGAAATTACTAAGATGTAGAATCTGCTCACAGTGAGAAAGGCTTACATTTTAAAGGTATAACTTTATGCACTCCCAATTTACTTTACCTGTCTGCTGTGtccgtctctccctctctgtgctGGTCTCCTGAACTCTTACAGCATCTGCACTTTCATAAATATCCACCATCTTCTCCATTCGCTCTCCTCTGTCCATCTCACCCAGCTCAAAACTGCCCACTTCATCATAGATTAGCTCTGTCGCCATTCTCTCTGACTGACTTTACTCCCAGCTCTTGCTAAATTCACACTAAGTGGCCTCCTCTGCAGCACTCCTCTGAAGACTGAGGCGTCACTAGACTGACT belongs to Salminus brasiliensis chromosome 24, fSalBra1.hap2, whole genome shotgun sequence and includes:
- the LOC140546669 gene encoding uncharacterized protein, whose amino-acid sequence is MATELIYDEVGSFELGEMDRGERMEKMVDIYESADAVRVQETSTERERRTQQTDMNVDQTKDRTILAWKENLTAEREASISIFRNLTEERDQLKNSNKNLTEERDQLKNSNKNLTEERDQLKNSNKNLTEERDQLKNSNKNLTEERDQLKNSNKNLSEERNQLKNSNQNLIGERDQLKNSNKNLTEERDQLKNSNKNLTEERDQLKNSNKNLSEERNQLRNSNKNLSEERNQLKNSNKNLSEERNQLKNSNKNLTEERDQLKNSFQCLIGERDPLNKTLSKERLLLQDIDADLVKWLEKLHSDKWRTFNSSYYYFSTVGKNWNEARQDCRARGADLVIINSREEQEFINKQMEYGWIGLSDTEKEGQWKWVDGSPLTTVFWRKGEPSDHEGKENCAVFSKLDQRQNFWNDVPCSEPAKCVCEFPLLFPKVL